The proteins below are encoded in one region of Campylobacter rectus:
- a CDS encoding DUF1353 domain-containing protein translates to MSLNVTPLCENRYELTRDFEILGITIPKGYKTNGANIPRIFYIFYPPFIPKYLKAIVLHDYLCDLSDQTIPNDKFKSKSEGFKFADLKLKEALRECGAGAFTQNLFYICVRIYHKLKYGGEK, encoded by the coding sequence ATGAGCTTAAACGTTACGCCGCTTTGCGAAAACAGATATGAGCTTACGCGGGACTTTGAAATTTTAGGCATAACGATACCAAAAGGCTATAAAACCAACGGGGCGAATATCCCGAGGATTTTTTATATCTTTTATCCGCCCTTTATTCCAAAATACTTAAAGGCTATCGTTTTACACGACTATCTTTGCGACCTTAGCGACCAGACTATACCAAACGATAAATTTAAAAGCAAAAGCGAAGGGTTTAAATTCGCCGATCTTAAACTAAAAGAGGCTCTGAGAGAGTGCGGAGCCGGCGCTTTTACTCAAAATTTATTCTATATCTGCGTTCGCATCTATCATAAGCTAAAGTATGGGGGAGAAAAATGA